The following coding sequences lie in one Sphingobium sp. KCTC 72723 genomic window:
- a CDS encoding glycosyltransferase family 4 protein, with the protein MDATGLRVALFSGNYNYVRDGANQALNRFVGYLLRQGASVRVYSPTTDTPAFAPAGDLVSTPSVPVPGRKEYRIPYAMSAHVRRDLKAFAPNLVHLSSPDPLGHRALSWARAHGLPTVASVHTRFETYPRYYGLAFLEPVIEGILRRFYRRCDAIVAPSESMAQLLREQRMSYDVGIWTRGIDREIFNPGRRDLDWRRSVGIADDMPTIGFIGRLVMEKGLDVFSDTIDQLTSRQVPHKVLVVGEGPAREWFQNRLPGAVFTGFQQGQDLGRAVASMDMLFNPSVTETFGNVTLEAMACALPTVAARATGSESLLVDRVTGRLIRPGAIGSFADALADYCTDADARGHAGVAAQARAERNGWDQVNQALVDTYLRIIRQREQGTMPRSSPVP; encoded by the coding sequence ATGGATGCTACCGGCCTTCGCGTTGCGCTGTTCAGCGGCAATTATAATTATGTGCGCGATGGGGCCAATCAGGCGCTCAACCGCTTCGTGGGCTATTTGCTGCGGCAGGGGGCAAGCGTGCGGGTCTATTCGCCGACCACCGACACGCCCGCCTTTGCCCCCGCAGGCGATCTGGTCAGCACGCCGTCGGTGCCGGTGCCAGGGCGCAAGGAATATCGCATACCCTATGCCATGTCGGCGCATGTTCGCCGCGATCTCAAGGCGTTCGCACCCAATCTGGTCCACCTGTCCAGCCCCGATCCGCTGGGCCATCGCGCGCTCAGCTGGGCGCGGGCGCATGGATTGCCGACGGTGGCATCGGTGCATACACGGTTCGAAACCTATCCCCGCTATTATGGTCTGGCCTTTCTGGAGCCAGTGATAGAGGGCATATTGCGGCGCTTCTATCGCCGCTGCGACGCCATTGTCGCGCCGTCCGAATCGATGGCGCAACTGCTGCGCGAACAGCGGATGAGCTATGATGTCGGTATCTGGACACGCGGCATCGACCGGGAGATTTTCAATCCGGGTCGTCGCGATCTGGACTGGCGGCGCTCGGTCGGCATCGCCGATGACATGCCGACGATTGGCTTCATCGGCCGGTTGGTGATGGAAAAGGGGCTGGACGTGTTTTCCGACACGATCGACCAGCTGACGAGCCGACAGGTGCCGCACAAGGTGCTGGTCGTGGGCGAAGGCCCGGCACGCGAATGGTTCCAGAACCGCTTGCCCGGCGCGGTCTTTACCGGGTTCCAGCAGGGGCAGGATCTGGGCCGGGCAGTCGCCAGCATGGACATGCTGTTCAACCCGTCCGTCACCGAGACGTTCGGCAATGTGACGCTGGAAGCGATGGCGTGCGCCCTGCCGACCGTGGCAGCGCGGGCAACGGGCAGCGAAAGCCTGTTGGTCGATCGCGTCACTGGCCGTCTGATCCGCCCCGGCGCGATCGGGTCTTTCGCTGATGCACTGGCCGATTATTGCACGGACGCCGACGCGCGCGGCCATGCTGGTGTCGCGGCACAGGCACGGGCCGAACGCAATGGGTGGGATCAGGTCAATCAGGCGCTGGTCGATACCTATCTGCGCATCATCCGCCAGCGCGAACAGGGCACGATGCCCCGTTCCAGCCCGGTTCCCTGA
- a CDS encoding DUF2945 domain-containing protein: MAQTFRTGTRVRWNWGQGVGRGRITERFEHPVERTIEGALIRRNGSHDDPAFLIETDNGGKVLKLRSEIDAG; the protein is encoded by the coding sequence ATGGCTCAGACATTCCGTACAGGAACGCGGGTCAGGTGGAATTGGGGGCAGGGCGTCGGCCGGGGACGCATTACGGAGCGATTCGAACATCCTGTCGAACGCACGATCGAAGGCGCGCTGATCCGCCGCAACGGATCGCACGATGACCCGGCCTTTCTGATCGAAACCGACAATGGCGGAAAGGTGCTGAAACTGCGTTCGGAAATCGACGCCGGGTAA
- a CDS encoding replication-associated recombination protein A, which translates to MADLFAPDDAAGADAPADSAPLADRLRPRTLAQVVGQEHLTGPEGAIGRMVAAGRLSSIILWGPPGTGKTTTARLLADAVGMEFMAISAVFSGVADLKKVFATAKDHARRGNKTLLFVDEIHRFNRAQQDSFLPFVENGTVTLVGATTENPSFELNAALLSRAQVLILRRLDAAALEQLIDRAEAETGRALPLTPAAREALVASADGDGRFLLNQVETLYSIAIPVPLDPAALSALLHRRVAVYDKDREGHYNLISALHKSLRGSDPQAALYYMARMLVAGEQPLYVLRRLVRFAAEDIGLADPQALIQCLAAKDAYDFLGSPEGEVAIVQACLYCATAPKSNAAYMAMKASFKSARDTGSLMPPQNILNAPTKLMKDVGYGKGYQYDHDAVDGFSGADYWPEEMEAQTFYAPTDRGYEARIAERIAYWNRLRAERGGA; encoded by the coding sequence ATGGCTGATCTTTTCGCTCCCGATGATGCCGCTGGCGCCGATGCGCCAGCAGACAGCGCTCCGCTGGCCGACCGGCTGCGCCCGCGCACGCTGGCGCAGGTGGTGGGTCAGGAACATCTGACCGGACCGGAAGGCGCGATCGGGCGGATGGTGGCGGCGGGGCGGCTGTCGTCGATCATCCTGTGGGGACCGCCCGGCACCGGCAAGACAACCACCGCGCGGTTGCTGGCCGATGCGGTGGGGATGGAATTCATGGCGATTTCCGCCGTGTTTTCGGGCGTCGCCGACCTCAAGAAAGTCTTTGCCACAGCCAAGGATCATGCCCGGCGCGGTAACAAGACCTTGTTATTCGTGGATGAGATCCACCGCTTCAACCGGGCGCAGCAGGACAGTTTCCTGCCCTTTGTCGAAAATGGCACTGTCACTCTGGTCGGGGCGACGACCGAAAATCCCAGTTTCGAGTTGAACGCGGCTTTGCTGTCGCGGGCGCAGGTGTTGATCCTGCGACGGCTGGACGCGGCGGCGCTGGAGCAGTTGATCGACCGGGCGGAAGCGGAGACGGGACGCGCCCTGCCGCTCACTCCTGCGGCGCGCGAAGCGCTGGTGGCCAGTGCCGATGGCGACGGGCGTTTCCTGCTCAATCAGGTCGAGACGCTCTATTCGATTGCGATCCCGGTGCCGCTCGATCCGGCTGCGCTGTCCGCCCTGCTCCACCGCCGGGTCGCGGTGTATGACAAGGATCGGGAGGGGCATTATAACCTGATTTCCGCGCTGCATAAGTCGCTGCGCGGGTCCGATCCGCAGGCCGCGCTTTATTATATGGCGCGGATGCTGGTGGCGGGGGAACAGCCGCTTTATGTGCTGCGCCGGTTGGTGCGCTTTGCAGCGGAAGATATTGGCCTCGCCGATCCGCAGGCGCTGATCCAGTGTCTGGCCGCCAAAGATGCCTATGATTTTCTGGGTTCGCCCGAAGGCGAAGTCGCGATCGTGCAGGCCTGCCTATATTGCGCGACCGCGCCCAAATCCAACGCGGCCTATATGGCGATGAAAGCGTCGTTCAAATCGGCGCGCGACACCGGGTCGCTGATGCCGCCGCAAAACATCCTGAACGCGCCGACCAAGCTGATGAAGGATGTCGGTTACGGCAAAGGCTATCAATATGATCATGACGCGGTGGATGGCTTTTCCGGCGCGGATTACTGGCCGGAGGAGATGGAGGCGCAGACCTTCTATGCGCCGACCGACCGGGGATATGAGGCGCGGATTGCCGAGCGGATCGCCTATTGGAACCGGCTGCGCGCCGAACGTGGCGGGGCGTGA
- a CDS encoding MOSC domain-containing protein produces the protein MDTPFMTIDALLVGTPVPFRGDDYSAIAKRPVDGPVQITWDGFVGNQVADPIHHGGWDKAIHLYPQDHYDWWRAARSGHPLLDAPGAFGENIASRGMTEADLCLGDRFTLGSAIVEVSHGRQPCWKLDHRFGARDVMATIVKTARCGIYFRVIREGEAAAGTRMELIDRPLPDWNIDRIFRLLIGGGHKRDPHAVRALADMPLLAEAWRDRARKLAG, from the coding sequence ATGGACACGCCCTTCATGACCATCGACGCGCTGCTGGTCGGCACGCCCGTTCCGTTTCGCGGCGACGATTATAGCGCCATCGCCAAACGCCCGGTGGACGGCCCGGTGCAAATCACATGGGATGGCTTTGTCGGCAATCAGGTCGCTGACCCGATCCACCATGGCGGCTGGGACAAGGCGATACACCTCTACCCGCAAGATCATTATGACTGGTGGCGCGCGGCAAGGTCGGGCCATCCGTTACTGGACGCACCCGGCGCATTCGGCGAAAATATCGCCTCGCGCGGCATGACGGAGGCTGACCTGTGCCTGGGCGACCGCTTCACTCTGGGCAGCGCCATCGTGGAGGTCAGCCATGGTCGCCAGCCCTGCTGGAAACTCGACCATCGCTTCGGCGCGCGCGACGTCATGGCGACGATCGTCAAGACCGCCCGCTGCGGCATCTATTTCCGGGTCATCCGCGAAGGGGAGGCGGCGGCGGGTACGCGCATGGAACTGATCGATCGCCCGCTGCCCGACTGGAACATCGATCGTATCTTCCGCCTGCTGATCGGCGGTGGCCACAAGCGCGATCCTCACGCCGTGCGCGCGCTGGCGGACATGCCGTTGCTGGCCGAAGCATGGCGCGACCGCGCGCGCAAATTGGCGGGTTAG
- a CDS encoding isopenicillin N synthase family dioxygenase has protein sequence MSQTVLDQVPVLSMAELSKADFSRAFGQSFQRFGFAMVRDHGMDQALLDEGWALARAFFALPEETKRAYDAKFNGGQRGYTAFGTEIAKGASENDLKEFWHVGRDLPAGDPLAETMPPNIWPAEMPEFKPVFARLYAEFDRVGAELLSAIALYLGLEERWFDKPVENGNSILRLLHYPPVSPQAPGIRAGAHEDINLITLLLGAEEGGLELKDRDGNWLPVVPPPGALAINVGDMLQRLSNHVLPSTSHRVVNPPPERRGHSRYSMPFFLHLRPDFMIDALPQCVSVDNPRRNPPISAHDYLTERLIEIGLIKK, from the coding sequence GTGTCGCAAACGGTTTTGGATCAGGTGCCTGTCCTGTCCATGGCAGAGTTGAGCAAGGCGGATTTTTCCCGCGCGTTCGGCCAATCCTTTCAGCGCTTCGGCTTTGCCATGGTGCGCGACCATGGCATGGATCAGGCGTTGTTGGACGAAGGATGGGCGCTGGCCCGCGCTTTCTTTGCCCTGCCGGAAGAAACGAAGCGCGCCTATGACGCCAAATTCAACGGCGGCCAGCGCGGCTATACTGCGTTCGGCACCGAAATAGCCAAAGGCGCGAGCGAGAATGACCTGAAGGAATTCTGGCATGTCGGGCGCGACCTGCCCGCAGGCGATCCGCTGGCCGAAACGATGCCGCCCAACATCTGGCCGGCCGAAATGCCGGAGTTCAAACCCGTGTTCGCCCGACTCTATGCCGAGTTCGACCGGGTCGGCGCGGAATTGCTGTCCGCCATCGCCCTCTATCTAGGGCTGGAGGAGCGCTGGTTCGACAAGCCGGTCGAAAATGGCAATTCGATCCTGCGGCTGCTGCATTATCCGCCGGTATCGCCGCAGGCGCCGGGCATCCGGGCGGGCGCGCATGAGGATATCAACCTCATCACCCTGTTGCTGGGGGCTGAAGAAGGCGGGCTGGAGTTGAAGGATCGCGATGGCAACTGGCTGCCCGTGGTGCCGCCGCCGGGTGCGCTGGCGATCAATGTCGGCGACATGCTCCAGCGGCTGAGCAACCATGTGCTGCCATCGACCAGCCACCGCGTGGTCAATCCGCCGCCGGAGCGGCGCGGTCATTCGCGCTATTCGATGCCGTTTTTCCTGCACCTGCGCCCCGATTTCATGATCGATGCGCTGCCCCAATGCGTGAGCGTAGATAATCCGCGTCGCAATCCGCCGATCAGCGCACATGATTATCTGACCGAGCGGCTGATCGAAATCGGGCTGATCAAGAAGTAA
- a CDS encoding EVE domain-containing protein, with amino-acid sequence MNYWLMKSEPDAFSYDDLVAKGKAEWDGVRNHAAQGHMRAMRLGDLAFFYHSNIGVEAVGIIEIVGEAAPDSTDDSGKWIAVHVAPREKLAKPVSLKVMKADSALANMLMLRQSRLSVAPLTAAEFDHIVALSKA; translated from the coding sequence ATGAACTACTGGCTGATGAAATCGGAACCGGACGCCTTTTCCTATGACGATCTGGTCGCGAAGGGGAAAGCGGAGTGGGACGGCGTGCGCAATCATGCGGCGCAGGGGCATATGCGCGCCATGCGCCTGGGCGACCTGGCCTTCTTCTATCACAGCAACATCGGCGTGGAAGCCGTCGGCATCATAGAAATCGTCGGGGAAGCCGCGCCAGACAGCACTGATGACAGCGGCAAGTGGATCGCGGTGCATGTCGCGCCGCGCGAAAAGCTGGCCAAACCCGTGTCGCTCAAGGTGATGAAAGCCGATTCGGCCCTGGCCAACATGCTCATGCTGCGCCAATCGCGCCTTTCGGTCGCGCCGCTGACGGCCGCAGAGTTCGATCATATCGTTGCACTATCAAAGGCTTGA
- a CDS encoding CoA pyrophosphatase produces MTLVDRLRAALADGHARAETLEPSETRDPRIDGAIPLAPAAVLVAITDRPEPGLILTRRSDRLRKHAGQIAFPGGRVDASDADEIAGALREAEEEIALPPHVAQIVGVTDRYHTFTGFDIVPVVAVIPPDLPLRAQESEVADWFEVPLAYALDPANRVRQAMEFEGATRHFYEIMWQDRRIWGITAAILTNLSRRLGHDRLVA; encoded by the coding sequence ATGACGCTGGTCGACCGGCTGCGCGCGGCATTGGCGGACGGCCATGCGCGGGCGGAGACTTTGGAGCCGTCCGAAACGCGCGACCCGCGCATCGACGGAGCCATCCCGCTTGCCCCGGCGGCGGTGCTGGTGGCAATTACCGACCGGCCCGAACCCGGCCTGATCCTGACCCGGCGGTCCGACCGATTGCGCAAACATGCCGGGCAGATCGCCTTTCCCGGCGGCCGGGTGGATGCCAGCGATGCGGACGAAATTGCCGGTGCGTTGCGGGAAGCGGAGGAGGAAATCGCCCTGCCCCCGCATGTCGCGCAAATCGTCGGCGTGACCGACCGCTATCATACCTTCACCGGGTTCGACATCGTGCCGGTGGTTGCCGTCATTCCGCCCGACCTGCCGCTGCGCGCGCAGGAAAGCGAAGTGGCCGACTGGTTCGAAGTGCCGTTGGCCTATGCGCTGGACCCCGCCAACCGGGTGCGGCAGGCAATGGAGTTTGAAGGTGCGACCCGGCACTTTTACGAAATCATGTGGCAGGACCGCCGTATCTGGGGGATTACCGCTGCCATTCTCACCAATCTTTCACGCAGGCTGGGCCATGACCGTCTTGTTGCCTGA
- the rnr gene encoding ribonuclease R, whose product MTSNDKKAPTPKRPARDRVRPAGFPTRTEIMDFITTSDQPAGKREIAKAFGLKGQEKIALKALLKDMADEGMIDLGPARAFHKLGGVPKVTVLRIVDVNDTTLIAIPERWEAEGQPAPRLRVMERGKRGALTVGDRILARTEEAGNGWVAHPMKKLEKSTEMLLGVVEEMADGKLWLRPVDKRIRKDTPISDAGNAKKGDLVLAEPTGRPPRISARVTDILGDPFAPRSFSLIAIHKHGIPNVFPEAVEEEALAASALPLHEEKREDLRHLPIVAIDPSDARDHDDAVWATPDADEANPGGFRAIVAIADVSYYVRPGSALDREARKRGNSVYFPDLVVPMLPHQLSSDMCSLRAGQDRAAMACHLVLNAAGKVISWRFSRAIIRVAAVLAYEDAQAAIDGTRDHPLLETALKPLWACWDLLHKARLAREPLALDLPERRVVLDEWGKIVSVAIRERLDAHMLIEDYMIAANVAAAKALEQKKAPVMYRVHEPPSRDKLVALKEYLATFDIDFALGQVVRPATFNHLIKRVGEAEEKPQIMEQILRSQTQAYYSPVNMGHFGLALGSYGHFTSPIRRYADLLVHRALVGAHGLELPAPKGNVIPAKSSLSVADYENMGKVGEMISQFERRAMEAERETVDRYVAAYLAAHVGEIVHARITGVQNFGFFATVEGLGGDGLVHISTLGRERFFHDEAGRALEGVESGDRYTVGQRLDLRLAEADPINGVLRFELPDSPPSRGGPGRQDRTRPGNSRSITHRGRPANVRHIGGKRGKHKR is encoded by the coding sequence ATGACATCCAACGACAAAAAGGCGCCCACGCCAAAGCGCCCCGCCCGCGACCGCGTGCGCCCCGCCGGTTTCCCGACCCGCACCGAAATCATGGACTTCATCACCACGTCCGACCAGCCAGCGGGCAAGCGCGAAATCGCCAAGGCTTTCGGCCTCAAGGGCCAGGAAAAGATCGCGTTGAAAGCCTTGCTCAAGGACATGGCCGACGAAGGCATGATCGACCTTGGCCCCGCCCGTGCTTTCCACAAGCTGGGCGGCGTCCCCAAAGTCACTGTGCTGCGCATCGTCGATGTCAACGACACGACCCTGATCGCCATCCCCGAACGGTGGGAAGCCGAAGGCCAGCCCGCGCCCCGCCTGCGCGTCATGGAGCGCGGCAAACGCGGCGCACTCACCGTCGGCGACCGCATCCTCGCCCGGACGGAGGAGGCCGGCAACGGCTGGGTCGCGCACCCGATGAAGAAGCTCGAAAAATCGACCGAGATGCTGCTCGGCGTGGTCGAGGAAATGGCCGATGGCAAGCTGTGGCTGCGCCCGGTGGACAAGCGCATCCGCAAGGATACGCCGATCAGCGACGCAGGCAACGCCAAGAAGGGCGATCTGGTGCTGGCCGAACCCACCGGCCGCCCGCCGCGCATTTCCGCGCGCGTCACCGACATTTTGGGCGATCCCTTCGCCCCGCGCAGTTTCAGCCTGATTGCCATCCACAAACATGGCATTCCCAACGTCTTCCCCGAAGCGGTGGAGGAAGAAGCGCTCGCCGCGTCCGCGCTGCCGCTGCATGAGGAAAAGCGCGAGGATCTGCGCCACCTTCCCATCGTGGCGATCGATCCGTCCGACGCGCGCGACCATGACGATGCGGTCTGGGCTACGCCCGACGCGGACGAAGCCAATCCCGGCGGCTTCCGCGCCATCGTCGCCATCGCCGATGTCAGCTATTATGTCCGCCCCGGCAGCGCGCTGGACCGCGAAGCGCGCAAGCGCGGCAACAGCGTCTATTTCCCCGACCTCGTCGTCCCCATGCTGCCGCATCAATTGTCGTCCGACATGTGTTCGCTGCGCGCGGGGCAGGATCGTGCGGCTATGGCCTGCCACCTCGTCCTCAACGCGGCGGGCAAGGTCATATCATGGCGCTTTTCCCGCGCCATCATCCGCGTCGCTGCCGTGCTGGCTTATGAAGACGCACAGGCCGCGATCGACGGCACGCGCGATCATCCCCTGCTCGAAACCGCGCTCAAGCCGCTCTGGGCCTGTTGGGACTTGCTGCACAAGGCGCGGCTGGCGCGCGAGCCGCTGGCGCTCGACCTGCCCGAACGGCGCGTGGTGCTGGACGAATGGGGCAAGATCGTCAGCGTCGCGATACGCGAACGGCTCGACGCGCATATGCTGATCGAAGATTATATGATCGCCGCCAACGTCGCGGCTGCCAAGGCGCTGGAACAGAAGAAAGCGCCGGTCATGTATCGCGTCCATGAACCGCCCAGCCGCGACAAGCTGGTCGCGCTCAAGGAATATCTGGCGACCTTCGACATCGACTTCGCCCTGGGTCAGGTGGTGCGCCCCGCGACCTTCAACCACCTCATCAAGCGGGTGGGGGAGGCGGAGGAAAAGCCCCAGATCATGGAGCAGATCCTGCGCAGCCAGACGCAGGCTTATTACAGCCCGGTCAATATGGGCCATTTCGGCCTGGCGCTTGGCTCCTACGGCCATTTCACTTCGCCCATTCGCCGCTATGCCGACCTTCTGGTCCATCGCGCGCTCGTCGGCGCGCACGGGCTGGAACTGCCCGCGCCCAAGGGAAATGTCATCCCCGCCAAATCCTCGCTCAGTGTCGCTGATTATGAGAATATGGGCAAGGTCGGCGAAATGATCAGCCAGTTCGAGCGCCGCGCGATGGAAGCGGAGCGTGAGACGGTGGACCGCTATGTCGCCGCCTATCTTGCTGCCCATGTCGGCGAAATCGTCCATGCGCGCATCACCGGCGTCCAGAATTTCGGCTTCTTCGCCACGGTGGAGGGGTTGGGCGGCGATGGCCTCGTCCATATCTCGACGCTGGGCCGCGAACGCTTCTTCCATGACGAAGCGGGCCGGGCCTTGGAGGGCGTGGAAAGCGGCGATCGCTACACCGTCGGCCAGCGGCTCG
- a CDS encoding glycine zipper 2TM domain-containing protein: MRKALMALAAVSLAVPLSMAVPTDGAQARKDYRYKEWRGRDGRTYCRKSNGTTGMIVGGVGGALAGRAIDTRGDRATGTILGAAGGALLGKAIDSKRTCR, translated from the coding sequence ATGCGTAAAGCTCTTATGGCCCTGGCCGCCGTCTCGCTCGCCGTTCCGCTGTCCATGGCCGTGCCGACCGACGGTGCGCAGGCGCGCAAGGATTATCGTTACAAGGAATGGCGCGGTCGCGATGGCCGGACCTATTGCCGCAAGTCGAATGGCACGACCGGCATGATCGTGGGCGGCGTCGGCGGCGCGCTGGCGGGCCGGGCGATCGATACGCGCGGCGACCGGGCGACCGGCACGATCCTGGGTGCGGCCGGTGGCGCGTTGCTGGGCAAGGCGATCGACAGCAAGCGCACCTGCCGCTGA
- a CDS encoding DUF1285 domain-containing protein has translation MPMPPIPHLADLSLADIARLLAEKRLPPVEKWNPDHCGDSEMRIARDGTWFHQGSPIGREAMVRLFSTILRREADGSYVLVTPVEKLSIAVDDAPFVAVELKNEGEGRDRVLAFRLNTGDFVTAGPDNGLMIRETADGPHPYLHVRGGLEALVARSVYYELMNLALDEAGNARVGLWSGGAFFPLDGAT, from the coding sequence ATGCCCATGCCCCCCATCCCTCACCTGGCCGACCTGTCCCTTGCCGATATTGCGCGGTTGCTGGCTGAAAAGCGGTTGCCGCCGGTCGAGAAATGGAACCCGGACCATTGCGGCGACAGCGAGATGCGGATCGCGCGCGACGGCACATGGTTTCATCAGGGTTCGCCGATCGGGCGCGAAGCGATGGTGCGGCTGTTTTCCACCATATTGCGGCGCGAAGCCGATGGCAGCTATGTGCTGGTCACGCCGGTCGAAAAGCTGAGCATTGCCGTCGACGATGCGCCCTTCGTCGCGGTGGAACTCAAGAATGAGGGCGAAGGGCGCGACCGGGTGCTGGCGTTCCGGCTGAACACTGGCGATTTCGTCACCGCCGGGCCGGACAATGGGTTGATGATTCGCGAGACGGCGGACGGTCCGCATCCCTATCTGCACGTCCGGGGCGGGCTGGAGGCACTGGTAGCGCGCAGCGTCTATTATGAGTTGATGAACCTGGCGCTGGACGAAGCCGGCAATGCGCGCGTTGGCCTGTGGAGTGGCGGGGCGTTCTTCCCGCTGGACGGGGCGACATGA
- a CDS encoding dihydroneopterin aldolase, giving the protein MQTGFDDFLTLEVNDLHVDVLTGIYSEETHLPQPLRISIRARLKIADHYDPATPLSRSKNYMDLKHAASTALPQGVHFTLIEAVADHVIDTIFLQGDDVSHVEVKIVKLALSERGEEIGITLGRVRK; this is encoded by the coding sequence ATGCAGACTGGATTTGACGATTTTCTGACGTTGGAGGTCAACGACCTGCATGTCGACGTGCTGACCGGCATTTATTCGGAGGAGACGCATCTCCCCCAGCCGCTGCGCATATCCATTCGCGCACGACTGAAAATCGCGGACCATTATGATCCTGCGACGCCGCTGTCCCGCTCGAAAAATTATATGGACCTCAAGCACGCGGCATCGACCGCGCTGCCGCAAGGGGTGCATTTCACGCTGATCGAAGCCGTCGCCGACCATGTCATCGACACCATCTTCCTTCAGGGCGACGATGTCAGCCATGTCGAAGTGAAGATCGTCAAGCTGGCCCTGTCCGAACGGGGCGAGGAAATCGGCATCACCCTGGGGCGCGTCCGCAAATAA
- a CDS encoding GNAT family N-acetyltransferase yields MIVPLESQPADAIERLLDAAFGPARHGRTAYLIRDAMPWLPALSFATLDADGALIGTLQSWPVALVQADGTQMPLTMVGPVAVDPAHQGGGHGRAMMDAVVAAARAQADVQGSAPLMMIGDPEYYGRFWGFSADGTGGWDAPGPFEKHRLLALSVDGRSVDGTGMLGPRIAVSA; encoded by the coding sequence ATGATTGTGCCTCTCGAAAGCCAGCCTGCCGACGCGATCGAGCGGTTGCTGGATGCCGCTTTTGGACCTGCGCGGCATGGCCGCACCGCCTATCTGATCCGCGACGCCATGCCATGGCTGCCTGCCTTGTCCTTTGCCACGCTGGATGCAGACGGCGCGCTGATTGGCACGTTGCAAAGCTGGCCCGTGGCGCTGGTGCAAGCGGACGGGACGCAGATGCCGCTGACCATGGTCGGCCCGGTGGCGGTCGATCCTGCCCATCAGGGCGGCGGCCATGGCCGCGCGATGATGGACGCAGTGGTCGCTGCCGCCCGCGCGCAGGCCGATGTTCAGGGCAGCGCGCCGTTGATGATGATTGGTGATCCCGAATATTATGGCCGTTTCTGGGGCTTTTCCGCCGATGGCACGGGTGGATGGGATGCGCCGGGTCCGTTCGAAAAACACCGGCTGCTGGCACTGTCGGTCGATGGCCGCTCGGTTGATGGCACAGGAATGCTGGGTCCGCGAATCGCTGTTTCGGCCTGA
- a CDS encoding cupin domain-containing protein, with translation MMLLLLLAAAAQQPVPIDRATGEHYVWGGVNDGWHLVKRDDMSVIAERIAPGASEVRHVHARARQFFYVLAGELTMEVGGTTRVLHAGQGIEIAPGIAHQAQNRSAAPVDIIVNSTPKSHGDRTEAPQAGTP, from the coding sequence ATGATGCTCCTGCTCCTCCTTGCCGCCGCCGCGCAACAGCCGGTTCCGATCGACCGGGCCACGGGCGAACATTATGTCTGGGGTGGGGTCAATGACGGCTGGCATCTTGTGAAGCGCGACGACATGTCGGTCATCGCCGAACGGATCGCGCCGGGGGCAAGCGAGGTGCGGCATGTTCATGCGCGGGCGCGGCAATTTTTCTATGTGCTGGCGGGCGAACTGACGATGGAGGTCGGCGGGACGACCCGTGTGCTGCACGCGGGTCAGGGGATCGAAATAGCGCCTGGCATCGCGCATCAGGCGCAGAATCGGAGTGCCGCGCCGGTAGACATCATCGTCAATTCGACACCCAAGAGCCATGGCGACCGGACAGAGGCGCCGCAGGCCGGAACGCCCTAA